A window of Desulfuromonas acetexigens genomic DNA:
AACCTGTCTACTCCGGCCGGTTTTTCGACAGCAGCCAGTAGGTGATGCCGAGGGCCAGAACCACCGCCGCGATGCCGAGGACGTAATCGGGGCCGATTTTTTCCAGGTCGAGAACGATAACCTTCCGGGCGATGGCCATGAGCGCCGTGGCCACCACCAACCGGATGGGCACGACGTTGGTGCCGAGATAGAGGCGGATGTTGATGAAGATTTCGATGGCGATCAGCACCGCCATGAAGGCGCCGAAGGTGGCGAAGATGTCGTTGATGTTGAGCAGCAGGAAAGGCGGGCTGGTAAGGCGCTGGTAGAGGACGTAGACCACGTCGCCGATCCCCCAGATGATGACCAGCACCATGAGCACGGCCAGTACCCGGACGGCGGCGCGGATGATCCGGTGTAGGACGCGGATCAGGGGGTCTTCGTGCTGTTCCGGTAGCTCTTCGTGGATGGTTTCGTGCTGGTCTTCGTGCTCCATT
This region includes:
- a CDS encoding phosphate-starvation-inducible PsiE family protein, encoding MKMEHEDQHETIHEELPEQHEDPLIRVLHRIIRAAVRVLAVLMVLVIIWGIGDVVYVLYQRLTSPPFLLLNINDIFATFGAFMAVLIAIEIFINIRLYLGTNVVPIRLVVATALMAIARKVIVLDLEKIGPDYVLGIAAVVLALGITYWLLSKNRPE